TGCCGCATCGTCCTCAGAAACGCTCGCGTTTCTGATGGGCTGCACAAGAGCTTGCTCTTGTGAACGCTGTATCCCCTCCCTACTGCGCTACTCACTCACTCCGCTCGTTGCGTTGCTCCTTGAGGAAGGGGGCTTAGCGCCTCAATTCAGCTAAACTACCTGTTTGTCTTGGTGCCGTCTCCGCTCTGATCACCGTCGTTCGCATCGCTCTCGTCCGCCGACTCCGCCGGATCGTCGGCCGACCCAGCCGCCGCAGCCGCCTCGTACATCGTCTCACGCTCCTCGAAGTACACCGGCGCATCGGTCTCCGCTTCGAAGCGAATCACTCGCTCGAGTGCAGCCTGTCCGTCCGCGGCCTCGGATTGCAACTCCGCAGCCAGATCGGTGTAATCGGCCGCGAGCTGCTGAAACGCCTCCATTCGCGTCTGTTTCGCCTCGACCAGAAACTGCTTTTCCTCGACATCGTTCTCGAGTGCCTCGATTTCGTCGAGGTCCGTCTCGTCCGTCTCAGAGCCGACACCGGTTGCACCTGTGGTTCCCGCCGACGGGGTCGCCGTGCCGTTGACGCCAGAGGACTGGGACTCGAGTCGGGATCGGATTTCGGCCATGTCCTCATCGATGTCGTCGAGCAGGTCATCGGCCTCCTCGCGCATGGTTTCGACGTGGCCCGTGAGCAGTCCCGCCTGGGTTCGACAGTACTCGACGAAGTCGTCAACCGAGAGTGTGTTCCGACCGTCGCTGTCGTCGCTCATGAGTGGTCATTCGGGGTACCGACCGAAGATACTTTGGTCACCGCAGTTTCTCATGCCCAGTGCTAACAGCCACCACGACATTCAGGTTTCAGACTCGTTAAGTTGCTCCGGCCACTGACACAACTACAATGAATCGAGCACCGTTGCTGCGACCGCTATTCTCACGTCAGCCGACGAGGAGCGACCGATGAGTAAGGAGACGATCGAGGTACGCGGTGCGGAAGAACACAACCTGAAAGATATCGACGTGACGATTCCACGCGAGGAACTCACCGTGGTCACCGGTCTTTCGGGCTCTGGGAAGTCGTCGCTGGCGTTCGAGACGGTCTACGCCGAAGGCCAGCGCCGATACATCGAGAGCCTCTCGGCCTACGCACGGAACTTCCTGGGCCAGATGGACAAGCCCCAGGTCGAGACCGTCGAAGGCCTCTCGCCGGCGATTTCGATCGACCAGAAGAACGCGGCGAACAACCCGCGTTCGACGGTCGGGACGGTGACGGAGCTCCACGACTACCTCCGCTTGCTGTACGCCCGCGTTGGGACGCCTCATTGTCCCGAGTGTGGCCGTGAAGTCGGCGAGCAGTCGGCCCAGAACATGGTCGAGCGAATTCTCGAACTCCCCGAGGGCACGAAGGCCAAACTCGCCGCGCCCGTCGTCCGCGACCAGAAAGGTGCGTTCGAGGACCTCTTCGAAGAGTTAGTATCTGAAGGGTACGCTCGCGTCGAGGTCGACGGCGAGGAACACGACCTCACGCTCGACCGCCCCGAACTGGACGAGAACTTCGATCACACGATCGACGTGATCGTCGACCGCGTGAAGGTCTCGACCGAGGCCCGGCCTCGAATCGTCGACAGCGTCGAAACGGCGCTCGACGAGGCCGAGGGCGTCCTGAAGGTCATTCTCCCCGATGCACCCGAGGAGGTCGCAGCCGAACTCGGCGAGGAAGCCCGCCGAACCGGCGCACTGGGCGATGAATCCCAGAGCGACGACCGCTCCGTCGTCGAGTTCTCGAAGGACCTCGCCTGCACCCACTGTGGCATCGACGTTCCGGAGATTGAGACCCGCTCGTTCTCCTTCAACTCGCCACACGGTGCCTGTCCCGAGTGTGAGGGGCTCGGCGAGACGAAGGAAGTCGACGAGGACTTCGTCATTCAGGACCCCTCGAAACCCATCAAGCACGTCTTCGAGGCCTGGAGCTACAACCGCTCGTACTACCAGACGCGCCTCGACGCCGTCGCTGAGCACTTCGATGTCTCACTCTCAACGTCGTTCGAGGACCTGGATACGGATGTCCAACAGCAGTTCCTCTACGGCACCGACCGCGAGGTCGTCTTCAAGCGCAGCACGAAAAACGGCATCCGGCGCAAGCAAAAGCGCTTCGAGGGCGTCATCCCGAATCTGGAGCGGCGCTACCTCGAAACCGACTCCGACTCCACCCGCGAACACATCGAGGACTACATGTCCGTCACCGAGTGCCCGGCCTGTGACGGCACCCGTCTCAAGCCCGCCTCCCGCGCCGTGCTCGTCGACGACACCGCCATCACGGAGATCAACGCGCTGTCCATCGGCGACGCACTCGACCACTTCGAGTCGATGGAAGCCGACCTCACCGAGCGCGAGAAGGTTATCGCCGAGGAGATCCTGAAAGAGATTCGTGCCCGTCTCGGCTTCATGGTCGAGGTTGGACTCGAGTACCTCACGCTCGACCGTGAGGCCTCGACGCTCTCCGGTGGGGAGAGCCAGCGCATTCGCCTGGCGACCCAGATCGGGTCCGGACTCGTCGGCGTCCTGTACGTCCTCGACGAGCCCTCGATCGGGCTTCACCAGCGGGACAACGATCGACTGCTCGACACCTTAGAGGAACTTCGGGATCTGGGCAACACGCTGCTGATCGTCGAGCACGACGAGGA
The DNA window shown above is from Natrialba magadii ATCC 43099 and carries:
- the uvrA gene encoding excinuclease ABC subunit UvrA, encoding MSKETIEVRGAEEHNLKDIDVTIPREELTVVTGLSGSGKSSLAFETVYAEGQRRYIESLSAYARNFLGQMDKPQVETVEGLSPAISIDQKNAANNPRSTVGTVTELHDYLRLLYARVGTPHCPECGREVGEQSAQNMVERILELPEGTKAKLAAPVVRDQKGAFEDLFEELVSEGYARVEVDGEEHDLTLDRPELDENFDHTIDVIVDRVKVSTEARPRIVDSVETALDEAEGVLKVILPDAPEEVAAELGEEARRTGALGDESQSDDRSVVEFSKDLACTHCGIDVPEIETRSFSFNSPHGACPECEGLGETKEVDEDFVIQDPSKPIKHVFEAWSYNRSYYQTRLDAVAEHFDVSLSTSFEDLDTDVQQQFLYGTDREVVFKRSTKNGIRRKQKRFEGVIPNLERRYLETDSDSTREHIEDYMSVTECPACDGTRLKPASRAVLVDDTAITEINALSIGDALDHFESMEADLTEREKVIAEEILKEIRARLGFMVEVGLEYLTLDREASTLSGGESQRIRLATQIGSGLVGVLYVLDEPSIGLHQRDNDRLLDTLEELRDLGNTLLIVEHDEETMRRADTVVDMGPGPGKRGGEVVVNGPVDDVKACEDSVTGDYLSGRRQIPVPEERRDPDGALTILGARQHNLKDLDVDLPLGCFTAITGVSGSGKSTLMHDVLYKGIARQMNDNTSVIPGDHDSLEGLEDVETVRLIDQSPIGRTPRSNPATYTGVFDHIRDLFAQTKLSKQRGYEKGRFSFNVKEGRCEECGGQGTVKIEMNFLSDVYVPCEECDGARYNDATLDVTYKGKTISDVLDMEVDEAYEFFESNSQLRRRLKLLKDVGLDYMTLGQPSTTLSGGEAQRIKLAEELGKKDSGNTLYLLDEPTTGLHSEDERKLINVLHRLTDNDNTVVVIEHELDLVKNADHVIDLGPEGGENGGEIVATGTPEEVARLDDSHTGRYLRDLLPKVDIDGPRGERVEPVSAPMDDD